A region from the Pseudomonas sp. P8_229 genome encodes:
- a CDS encoding ATPase — MKLAFASTLAISVLALSACSVPTAPTAVSSLDTLFTQPVGRSSAAQVKSGPGVSLGVVYSPSTQTNREYLRDYQANAGTGFGQSLLVQPIHDAYVATSKPDMAVDWVKSSLQRQFGSVTVYPDMQSLRAAQPDMVAIVDTHSQLITSRSSDIKADVSADFYDAKFNYIGTAKGSEAKELTPVWADFKRSEEIVADINQQQDVQVRALQKFDQSLNNLVARPADKVSMLDSKQGQKLY, encoded by the coding sequence ATGAAACTTGCGTTTGCCAGCACCTTGGCGATATCGGTTTTAGCCCTGTCCGCCTGTTCAGTACCCACCGCGCCGACAGCGGTTTCATCCCTCGACACGCTGTTCACCCAACCGGTCGGCCGTAGTAGCGCCGCCCAGGTGAAAAGCGGCCCCGGCGTGTCACTGGGCGTGGTCTACAGCCCAAGCACCCAGACCAACCGCGAATACCTGCGTGACTACCAGGCCAATGCCGGCACCGGTTTCGGCCAGAGCCTGCTGGTCCAGCCGATCCACGACGCCTACGTCGCCACCTCGAAACCCGACATGGCGGTGGACTGGGTCAAGTCCTCGCTGCAACGGCAGTTCGGCTCGGTCACGGTGTATCCGGACATGCAAAGCCTGCGCGCAGCGCAGCCCGACATGGTGGCGATCGTCGACACCCACAGCCAGTTGATCACCTCGCGCAGTTCCGACATCAAGGCCGATGTCAGTGCGGATTTCTATGATGCGAAGTTCAACTACATCGGTACGGCGAAAGGTTCCGAGGCAAAAGAACTGACGCCGGTGTGGGCAGACTTCAAACGCTCGGAGGAGATTGTTGCCGATATTAATCAGCAGCAGGATGTGCAAGTTCGGGCGCTGCAGAAGTTTGACCAATCGCTCAACAATTTAGTCGCTAGACCTGCGGACAAAGTGTCGATGCTCGATAGTAAACAAGGTCAGAAGTTGTATTGA